In Thermococcus sp. MV5, the following are encoded in one genomic region:
- the purS gene encoding phosphoribosylformylglycinamidine synthase subunit PurS has translation MKWKAKVVVRLKEGLNDPEGRVIGKALKNLGYKIDELKVPKYFELTFESENPEKDVEEMCKRLLANPVIHTYEYQIEPLGE, from the coding sequence ATGAAATGGAAAGCTAAAGTTGTAGTTCGCTTAAAAGAAGGATTAAACGACCCAGAAGGAAGGGTAATTGGAAAGGCTCTCAAGAATTTGGGCTATAAAATTGATGAATTGAAGGTTCCAAAGTACTTTGAACTCACTTTCGAAAGCGAAAATCCTGAAAAAGACGTAGAAGAGATGTGTAAACGTTTGCTTGCAAATCCTGTTATACACACGTACGAGTACCAGATAGAACCGTTAGGTGAGTGA